A window of Argopecten irradians isolate NY chromosome 1, Ai_NY, whole genome shotgun sequence contains these coding sequences:
- the LOC138323235 gene encoding four-domain proteases inhibitor-like: MTKITLLLFLLGSIVIVQCQRAPSSRGGPPPPRRGGRPLPPPNTRYQGPPQPPQRRMQPLPPPQGRPMSPPKNRAMPPPQFMPPPASTWGRARPPPPNPYRAPNRPLPPPPRNCSWSPLCGTDGHTYPNICQMPPYVRKACDGNCPCFVPPPCGCVSTYAPVCGTDEHTYDNYCKLRCANQVEKCNGRCPCPTPAPTTKAPTTPPCLCENQPYNPVCGKDSRVYNNDCERKCAKVELNCAGVCPCERENGQVEIEGTRHPPRSTAPPPPPTVDPFAFFFQPFLFPTVQPVLPPVQQESNSCSQCWLDGERVCGGDGRTYFNDCFARCNDAEIKCYSECPCGQ, from the exons atgacaaaaatcacTCTTTTACTTTTTTTACTAG GCTCCATTGTTATTGTACAATGCCAACGTGCACCGTCAAGTCGTGGCGGACCACCCCCGCCACGGAGGGGAGGAAGGCCTCTCCCGCCCCCTAACACGAGATATCAAGGTCCCCCACAACCCCCACAAAGACGTATGCAACCCCTACCTCCGCCACAAGGTAGACCAATGAGCCCCCCTAAAAATAGAGCCATGCCACCTCCACAATTCATGCCGCCACCAGCAAGTACATGGGGAAGAGCACGCCCACCTCCTCCAAATCCTTATAGGGCACCAAACAGACCCCTTCCACCTCCACCAAGGAACTGTTCCTGGAGTCCGCTGTGTGGTACGGACGGACATACCTATCCGAACATATGCCAGATGCCACC ATATGTAAGAAAGGCTTGTGATGGTAACTGCCCATGCTTTGTCCCTCCTCCATGTGGATGTGTCTCCACATATGCACCAGTGTGTGGTACCGACGAACACACGTATGACAATTACTGCAAACTCAGATGTGC AAACCAAGTAGAAAAGTGTAACGGCCGTTGTCCGTGCCCAACGCCCGCTCCCACTACGAAGGCTCCCACAACTCCTCCCTGCTTGTGCGAGAACCAGCCGTACAATCCAGTATGCGGCAAAGACAGCAGGGTATACAACAATGACTGCGAAAGGAAATGCGC AAAAGTAGAGCTCAATTGCGCCGGAGTCTGTCCATGTGAGAGAGAAAATGGTCAAGTGGAGATCGAAGGAACGCGCCACCCACCACGTAGCACCGCGCCACCGCCACCTCCTACCGTCGACCCATTTGCTTTCTTTTTCCAACCTTTCCTTTTCCCGACAGTTCAACCCGTTCTACCTCCTGTGCAGCAAGAATCGAACTCCTGTTCACAGTGTTGGCTGGATGGCGAGCGAGTTTGTGGTGGAGACGGACGCACTTACTTTAACGACTGCTTTGCCCGTTGCAA TGACGCCGAAATCAAGTGTTACTCGGAGTGTCCATGTGGTCAGTAA
- the LOC138323244 gene encoding autophagy protein 5-like — protein sequence MAEDREIMREIWEGRIPVCFSISPDDVESEQPESVYLMMPRLSYFPLVTDKIQKHFVKYVSSEKQGEMWLEYEGQPLKWHYPIGLLFDLFACKDILPWCVTVHFQCFPEEDLLHCSSKDVVESHFISTVKEADTLKHRGQVINSMQKRDHKQLWSGLLHEKFDQFWSVNKKLMESAGEDMFKSIPYRFYMPERCYIQQIFRPVSTEGNNQTLRDLLMQVVPNMWNEDKTFSRRVVLHGVEPCLDTPLLWMSEHLSYPDNYLHICLLDRPKVEKG from the exons ATGGCAGAAGACCGGGAAATAATGCGGGAGATTTGGGAAGGAAGAATACCTGTGTGCTTTTCCATATCTCCAGATGATGTAGAATCAGAGCAACCAGAATCTGTCTAT TTGATGATGCCTCGTCTAAGTTACTTCCCCTTAGTAACAGATAAAATCCAAAAACATTTTGTGAAGTATGTTTCCTCAGAAAAGCAGGGTGAAATGTGGCTTGAATATGAGGGTCAACCTTTAAAATG GCATTATCCTATTGGACTTTTGTTTGACCTGTTTGCCTGCAAAGACATTTTGCCTTGGTGTGTAACAGTACATTTCCAG TGTTTTCCTGAAGAGGACTTGCTACACTGTAGCAGTAAAGATGTAGTGGAATCACACTTCATTTCTACAGTTAAAGAAGCAGATACACTCAAACATCGTGGTCAGGTTATCAACAGTATGCAGAAACGTGATCACAAGCAACTTTGGTCTGGTCTCCTGCATG AGAAATTTGATCAGTTTTGGTCAGTCAATAAGAAATTAATGGAATCAGCAGGAGAAGATATGTTTAAGAGTATCCCTTATAGATTTTATATG CCCGAGAGGTGCTATATACAACAGATTTTTAGACCTGTCTCGACAGAAGGAAACAACCAAACTCTCCGGGACCTCCTAATGCAAGTTGTGCCTAATATGTGGAATGAAG ataaaacattttctaGAAGAGTTGTTCTTCACGGAGTAGAGCCATGTCTGGATACACCCCTACTTTGGATGTCAGAACACCTTAGCTATCCTGATAATTACCTCCACATATGTTTATTGGACAGACCAAAAGTGGAGAAGGGCTGA